A section of the Deltaproteobacteria bacterium genome encodes:
- a CDS encoding ABC transporter substrate-binding protein, producing the protein MKKSIRKRWIGVLLVGLVLGLATSVWAERPIRILMTDPLSGPAKDLGERSLLGIQFAVEEFNAQGGLNGRKVEVVAEDSQTKPDIAARKAQKYLLEKSVDFICAGYGTPVAKAMNDLAGQNNIVFIYFSMSDESTGKDFSYHSVRLVYNTSMIARTLVHYVANHSQFKKIYLLNQDYSYGRDMAAALKKEIAKQMPGAQIVGEDYNPFFTKDFSPFLSKIKAANADCILTANWGPDITILMKQRTELGVKAVVVNNALSDPLVIGGFPEAAQGSTVSDAYMKTVTTPESLDFVKRWQKRYKGTTYPEPDNISGRSYVGIKFLLEGVKKAQSVEVKKLIPVLEGMRQKSLNGEIYLRACDHQMQSPLPVAVVNSKTYPFVGAPTMIPASAIAIEESAIDNPRCKKK; encoded by the coding sequence CCGGGCCGGCCAAGGACCTGGGGGAAAGAAGCCTTCTGGGCATCCAGTTCGCGGTGGAGGAGTTTAACGCCCAGGGAGGACTCAACGGCCGGAAGGTGGAGGTGGTCGCCGAAGACAGTCAGACCAAGCCGGATATCGCCGCCCGGAAGGCCCAGAAATATCTGCTGGAGAAAAGTGTGGATTTCATCTGCGCCGGATACGGCACACCGGTGGCCAAGGCCATGAATGACCTGGCCGGCCAGAATAATATTGTCTTCATCTATTTTTCCATGTCCGATGAATCGACCGGCAAAGACTTTTCCTATCATTCCGTCCGGCTGGTCTATAACACTTCGATGATTGCCCGTACCCTGGTACACTATGTGGCCAATCATTCCCAATTCAAAAAAATATATCTCCTCAACCAGGATTATTCCTATGGACGGGATATGGCCGCCGCCTTAAAAAAGGAAATCGCCAAACAGATGCCCGGGGCTCAGATCGTCGGGGAAGATTATAATCCCTTTTTTACCAAGGATTTTTCTCCCTTTCTCTCCAAGATCAAGGCCGCCAATGCCGACTGCATCCTCACGGCCAACTGGGGACCGGACATCACCATCCTGATGAAACAGCGGACGGAATTAGGGGTTAAAGCCGTGGTGGTCAATAATGCCCTGAGCGACCCCCTGGTCATCGGCGGCTTTCCCGAGGCCGCCCAGGGAAGCACCGTCAGTGATGCCTACATGAAGACCGTCACCACCCCGGAGAGCCTCGATTTCGTCAAACGGTGGCAGAAAAGATATAAAGGCACCACCTACCCTGAACCCGACAACATCAGCGGGAGATCCTATGTCGGCATTAAGTTTTTGCTCGAGGGCGTCAAAAAAGCCCAATCCGTGGAGGTCAAGAAACTCATCCCGGTCCTGGAGGGGATGCGCCAGAAAAGCCTGAACGGCGAGATCTACTTGCGGGCCTGCGATCATCAAATGCAATCGCCCCTTCCCGTGGCCGTCGTCAACAGCAAGACCTACCCCTTCGTCGGCGCGCCGACCATGATCCCGGCCTCGGCCATCGCCATCGAAGAGAGCGCCATTGATAATCCCAGGTGCAAGAAGAAATAA